TCTGTGGCTGAGTCCGCCGGTGCCGGTATGGCTCGCCAACGGCGGTTATCAGCGGGCGGTGGATATGGCGATTCTGGTGGGCGCCGGTGTGGTGGTTTACTTCGTCGTTCTGGCGCTGGCCGGGGTTCGGGTAAGACATTTCCGCCAGAGGTAAGGTATAATCGCGCGTTTTCTCACCAGCGTTGCGGTAAAAGGTAAGCGCTGAAAGCAAGCTGGCAATTGAAGGTTCGCATTGCATGCGTCTGATCCGGGGCCTGACCAACCTGAAAAAGCTGTCCGGGCGGGAGGACTCTCCGCTCGCCAATGGGTGTGTCGCGACCATCGGTAATTTTGATGGTGTGCACCTGGGGCACAAAACCATTATTGACCAGGTCAAAAGCAAGGCCGAAGCGCTTGGCGTGCCTTCCGTGGTGATGATTTTCGAGCCCCAGCCCCGGGAGTTTTTCCAGGGCCAAGAGGCGCCGCCGCGGCTGATGGCCTTCCGACAGAAATTCGAGGAACTGCTGGCCGAGGGTGTCGACATGGTGCTTTGCCTGCGTTTCAATCAGGCTTTCCGCAGCTATTCGGCTATGGGCTTTATCGAAGACGTCCTGATTGAAGGGCTGGCTGTCCGGCATCTGGTAGTGGGCGACGACTTTCGCTTCGGCTGTGACCGGGCCGGGGATTTCTCACTGCTGGAAAAGGTCGGCCCGGATGTCGGTTTCACGGTTGAGAATACCCGCACGGTAACGGTTAAAGGCGAGCGGGTGAGCAGCACCCGTGTGCGGGAGTTGCTCACGGTGAATGGTCTGGAGCAGGCGGAAGCCCTGCTCGGGCACCCTTACCGCATCCGGGGCAGGGTGGTATACGGCCGGCAACTGGGCCGCCAGATCGGCGCGCCAACAGCCAACATTCTGCTGCATCATACACCGGCCCTGCGCGGCGTGTATGTCGTTGCCGCCACGCTGGATAACGGCGCAACTTACGACGGTGTGGCCAATATCGGCATTCGGCCGACGGTGGACGGCAAGCAGCCGTCGCTGGAAGTGCACCTGTTTGACTTTGCTGGCACACTTTATGGCCAGCATCTGGAAGTTGTCTTCCGCCACGGCCTGCGGGACGAGGAAAAGTTTGCTTCGGTAGATGAGCTGAAAGAACAGATTGCCCGGGATTTCGAGGAGGCCCGCTCGTGGATTTACGCCAACGGCTCCGTGCGAACCCCGCATTGAAACACCTCGCGGCGCCCCAACGAATAAAAGACTGATCAACACTGACCAAGCCAAATCGACCAAAAGAGTACGCACACAAACCATGAGCGACTACAAGCACACCCTGAATCTGCCGGAAACCGCCTTCCCCATGCGCGGTAACCTGGCCAAGCGCGAGCCGGAAATGCTCAAGCGCTGGCAGGATCTCGACGTCTACGGCAACCTGCGCAAGCAGCGTGAAGGGCGGGACAAGTTCATTCTTCATGATGGCCCTCCCTACGCCAACGGCAGCATTCACATTGGTCATGCGGTCAACAAGATTCTCAAGGACATGATCGTCAAGTCCCGCAGCTTCATGGGCTTCGATGCGCCCTACGTGCCGGGCTGGGACTGCCATGGCCTGCCCATCGAGCACAAGGTGGAGCAGGAGATTGGCAAGGCCGGGGTGAAGGTGGATTACAAGACCTTCCGCCAGGCCTGTCGCGACTACGCCACCAAACAGATCGCCGGGCAGAAGGAAGACTTTATTCGCCTGGGCGTGATGGGTGAGTGGGACAAGCCCTACCTGACCATGGATCCCAAGGTGGAAGCCGGGATCGTGCGTGCCCTGGGCAAGATTGTTGCCAAAGGGCATCTGGTGCGTGGTTACAAGCCGGTTTACTGGAGTGTGGTGGGTCAGTCCGCACTGGCGGAAGCCGAGGTTGAGTACCAGGACAAGACCTCTACCCAGATCGATGTGCGCTTTACCGCGGTTGATCAGGCCAAAGCCCTGTCACTGTTTGGCACCGACAATGGCCGTGGTGATGTGTCCGTTGTTATCTGGACCACCACGCCCTGGACCATTCCGGCCAACCAGGCGGTTTCTCTGAATGCGGATCTGGACTATGCGTTGGTACAGGCCGATGTTGGTCAGGGACCTGAGCGTATGATTCTGGCCGCCGATATGGTGGAAGGCATTATGGCGCGCTGGCAGGTCGAGAGCTACGAAGTGCTGGCCACCTGCTCCGGCGCTGCCCTGGAAAATCTGGTTCTCCAGCATCCGATCTACGACAAGCAGGTGCCGGTGATCCTCGGCGATCACGTGTCCACCGATGCCGGTACCGGCGCTGTCCATACCGCGCCCGATCACGGCATGGAAGACTTTGAAGTGGGCAAGGCCTACAACATCGGCACCATCAATCTGGTTCAGGCTGATGGCACCTACACCTCGGCCGCCGGTGAGCTGGCCGGAGTGCATGTTTACAAGGCGGATGA
This sequence is a window from Marinobacter subterrani. Protein-coding genes within it:
- the ribF gene encoding bifunctional riboflavin kinase/FAD synthetase produces the protein MRLIRGLTNLKKLSGREDSPLANGCVATIGNFDGVHLGHKTIIDQVKSKAEALGVPSVVMIFEPQPREFFQGQEAPPRLMAFRQKFEELLAEGVDMVLCLRFNQAFRSYSAMGFIEDVLIEGLAVRHLVVGDDFRFGCDRAGDFSLLEKVGPDVGFTVENTRTVTVKGERVSSTRVRELLTVNGLEQAEALLGHPYRIRGRVVYGRQLGRQIGAPTANILLHHTPALRGVYVVAATLDNGATYDGVANIGIRPTVDGKQPSLEVHLFDFAGTLYGQHLEVVFRHGLRDEEKFASVDELKEQIARDFEEARSWIYANGSVRTPH